A genome region from Chelonia mydas isolate rCheMyd1 chromosome 24, rCheMyd1.pri.v2, whole genome shotgun sequence includes the following:
- the PCP4L1 gene encoding Purkinje cell protein 4-like protein 1, translating to MSQLRSNESPAPSQAPGSEEKAKAGNAKKVEEEEEEIDIDLNAPETEKAALAIQGKFRRFQKRKKDPSP from the exons CTCCGCTCCAATGagtccccagcccccagccaggctCCCGGCAGCGAGGAGAAAG CCAAAGCCGGGAACGCCaagaaggtggaggaggaggaggaggagatagaCATCGATCTGAACGCTCCCGAGACTGAGAAGGCCGCGCTTGCCATCCAGGGCAAGTTCCGCCGCTTCCAGAAACGGAAAAAGGACCCCAGCCCCTGA